One window from the genome of Cucumis melo cultivar AY chromosome 12, USDA_Cmelo_AY_1.0, whole genome shotgun sequence encodes:
- the LOC103483550 gene encoding iron-sulfur cluster assembly protein 1-like has protein sequence MLRFSSKRLLGIASRDLPSPAVQIVPRFYHERVIDHYNNPRNVGSFDKNDPTVGTGLVGAPACGDVMKLQIKVDEKTGKVVDACFKTFGCGSAIASSSLATEMVKGKQMEEALTIKNSEIAKHLSLPPVKLHCSMLAEDAIKAAVKDYEAKRAKLANGAESSSVEKASNA, from the exons ATGTTGAGGTTTAGTTCGAAGAGGCTTCTAGGGATTGCGTCTAGGGATTTGCCGTCACCGGCGGTTCAAATCGTTCCGCGGTTCTACCACGAGAGGGTTATTGATCACTACAACAACCCTCGAAATGTTGGATCGTTTGATAAGAATGATCCGACGGTTGGCACCGGTCTCGTCGGTGCGCCCGCCTGTGGTGATGTTATGAAGCTTCAGATCAAGGTTGATGAGAAGACTGGTAAGGTTGTAGATGCTTGCTTCAAGACCTTCGGTTGCGGTTCTGCAATTGCTTCCTCGTCGTTGG CTACAGAAATGGTGAAAGGGAAGCAAATGGAAGAAGCCTTAACCATAAAAAATTC GGAAATTGCAAAACATCTCTCCCTACCACCTGTTAAGTTGCACTGCAGCATGCTTGCTGAGGATGCTATCAAGGCTGCTGTTAAAGATTATGAAGCCAAGCGTGCAAAATTGGCAAATGGTGCTGAATCTTCTTCCGTAGAGAAGGCTTCAAATGCTTAG